The following coding sequences are from one Arachis hypogaea cultivar Tifrunner chromosome 7, arahy.Tifrunner.gnm2.J5K5, whole genome shotgun sequence window:
- the LOC112703594 gene encoding ras-related protein RABA1b produces MAGYRADDDYDYLFKVVLIGDSGVGKSNLLSRFTKNEFNLESKSTIGVEFATRTLNVDSKVIKAQIWDTAGQERYRAITSAYYRGAVGALLVYDVTRHATFENVDRWLKELRNHTDANIVVMLVGNKSDLRHLVAVSTEDGKSYAEKESLYFMETSALEATNVENAFAEVLTQIYRIVSKKAVEAAENGTAAVPAKGEKIDLKNDVSALKRVGCCSS; encoded by the exons ATGGCGGGTTATAGAGCCGACGACGACTACGACTACCTCTTCAAGGTGGTCCTGATCGGCGACTCCGGCGTCGGAAAGTCCAACCTCCTCTCGCGGTTCACCAAGAACGAGTTCAACCTTGAGTCCAAGTCCACCATTGGCGTCGAGTTCGCTACTCGCACCTTGAACGTCGATTCCAAAGTCATCAAGGCTCAGATCTGGGACACCGCCGGTCAAGAAAG GTATCGCGCCATAACCAGCGCTTACTACCGTGGGGCTGTAGGTGCACTTCTTGTGTATGATGTCACCCGCCATGCAACATTCGAGAATGTTGACAGATGGCTTAAAGAATTGCGAAACCACACGGATGCCAACATAGTTGTGATGCTTGTCGGTAACAAATCAGATCTCCGCCACCTTGTAGCCGTGTCAACCGAAGACGGCAAGTCTTATGCCGAGAAGGAATCACTGTACTTCATGGAAACCTCAGCTCTGGAGGCCACCAATGTAGAGAATGCATTTGCCGAAGTTCTAACTCAAATCTACCGAATTGTGAGCAAGAAAGCGGTAGAGGCTGCAGAGAATGGAACTGCTGCCGTTCCCGCGAAAGGGGAGAAAATAGATCTTAAAAATGATGTTTCTGCATTGAAAAGAGTTGGTTGCTGCTCAAGCTAA
- the LOC112703595 gene encoding pathogen-related protein, producing the protein MNMGSKEEVVGAKDKYRSFLDDEGESNTLWRHGAPPTYHDVNLLFEQGRTKVWAEGSLEEIVQNAIKSWEMELSHKIRLQDFKTINPEKFKLFVNGREGLNAEETLKVGSYNALLGSSLPKELKAYRSEEETFESSHEAFRSAFPRGFAWEVIQVYSGPPHIAFKFRHWGFFEGPFKGHVPNGNMLHFYGLATLKVDNSLKVEEVEVYYDPGELLGGLISGAHTEEKNNTKISAASQGCPFSTK; encoded by the exons ATGAATATGGGAAGCAAAGAAGAAGTAGTAGGTGCAAAGGACAAGTACAGATCCTTCTTGGATGATGAAGGTGAAAGCAATACCCTTTGGAGGCATGGTGCTCCTCCAACCTATCATGATGTTAACCTACTTTTTGAACAAGGAAGAACAAAG GTGTGGGCGGAAGGATCATTAGAGGAAATAGTGCAAAATGCTATAAAATCATGGGAAATGGAGCTCTCACACAAGATCCGCTTGCAGGACTTTAAGACCATCAACCCTGAAAAGTTCAAGCTTTTCGTTAATG GGAGAGAGGGATTAAACGCAGAGGAAACATTAAAGGTGGGAAGTTACAATGCTTTGTTGGGAAGTTCTCTGCCAAAGGAATTGAAGGCTTATAGATCAGAAGAAGAGACATTTGAATCATCTCATGAAGCATTCAGATCAGCATTTCCACGTGGATTTGCATGGGAAGTGATTCAAGTGTATAGTGGACCACCTCACATTGCTTTCAAATTTAGGCATTGGGGCTTCTTTGAAGGACCTTTCAAGGGACATGTTCCTAATGGCAACATGCTTCACTTCTATGGCTTAGCAACTCTCAAG gtGGACAACTCTTTGAAAGttgaagaggtggaagtttacTATGACCCTGGGGAGTTACTTGGAGGCCTTATTTCAGGGGCGCacacagaagaaaaaaataacactaaaatttcAGCTGCTTCTCAAGGATGCCCTTTCTCCACCaaataa